A single Ghiorsea bivora DNA region contains:
- a CDS encoding nucleotidyl transferase AbiEii/AbiGii toxin family protein, which translates to MLRLSKLTLVLVIWLRPLPKKPTVLDISSPKLKAYPVETVIAEKFEAMVSIGFTNSRMKDFYDIWAIYKFLNLNNQVVNQAIANTFRRR; encoded by the coding sequence ATGCTTCGTCTATCAAAGCTGACATTGGTGTTGGTGATATGGTTACGTCCGCTGCCAAAGAAACCAACAGTATTAGATATATCCTCCCCAAAGCTTAAAGCATATCCAGTAGAAACAGTGATTGCAGAAAAGTTTGAAGCCATGGTCTCTATTGGCTTTACAAACAGCAGAATGAAAGACTTTTATGATATTTGGGCAATATACAAGTTCTTAAACCTTAACAATCAGGTGGTGAACCAAGCCATTGCTAACACTTTTAGGCGCAGGTGA
- a CDS encoding RluA family pseudouridine synthase — translation MSNRYTIYTPPPHTILHILFQDEHLLVVNKPAGLLSVPGKGLEKQDCLVSRCAAEFGEIHVAHRLDMSTSGIIVFARSKDAVRAMNQLFAGRDVSKTYIAVVDGLIEQDSGEINAPLMVDWPNRPKQKIDAEGKPSHTHYKVIDRNEKTNTSRVELIPITGRSHQLRVHMMFLGHAILGDEFYASDAAFQKSERLLLHATQLHFIHPFTEQPLHIQCPPDF, via the coding sequence ATGAGCAATAGATATACCATTTATACACCACCGCCACACACAATATTACACATTCTTTTTCAGGATGAACACTTATTGGTCGTTAATAAACCAGCAGGCTTACTTTCGGTGCCTGGCAAAGGTTTAGAAAAGCAGGACTGTTTGGTATCTCGTTGCGCTGCGGAATTTGGCGAAATTCATGTTGCGCATCGTTTGGATATGTCCACATCTGGTATCATCGTTTTTGCGCGCAGCAAAGATGCCGTGCGTGCCATGAATCAATTGTTTGCAGGGCGAGATGTAAGCAAAACATATATTGCCGTTGTTGATGGGCTCATCGAACAAGATAGCGGTGAAATCAATGCGCCACTGATGGTGGATTGGCCCAATCGACCTAAGCAAAAAATTGACGCTGAAGGTAAACCTTCGCACACCCATTATAAAGTCATCGACCGTAATGAAAAAACAAACACATCTAGGGTAGAGCTCATACCCATCACGGGGCGTTCACATCAATTACGCGTACATATGATGTTTCTAGGCCATGCCATTTTGGGTGATGAGTTTTATGCATCTGATGCTGCGTTTCAAAAGTCTGAGCGTTTATTACTCCACGCCACACAACTTCATTTTATCCATCCTTTTACAGAACAACCACTGCATATCCAGTGTCCGCCTGATTTTTGA
- a CDS encoding NAD-glutamate dehydrogenase domain-containing protein has translation MRKLRDSLIQLFQASWGDNIPSGRIKALVIEQAKQLLLDASAPVGLRCKMLSHGTLHRHIMVVHCPDQAFYPDAIRTYLQKHHIQPIEQASVLFSVPEQPEKGVGLGVSGQHKALFLVFHFSVTTTENITHVEKDIQHILQAVHQSVVDFPSMRSELERIAIYLAHDEPNNAALLQWMIEDHYLLYGLYDLQHPRKNQGFCKHKRLLSWILPSSLEELASLAPPNKPGMHWLHLSSTFSHLYSAANVKAVRLCWQEEDGLHGIVLIGHFSRGARYINASSLPTLANIWQDMTKDVALQQSAFYQREMRILFDRAPKSMLHSIAAEQWLLPFKRIVDMNSPTQTVVSRLSPSEGNLEYLIVAVNRHRFGNNIWANMQRALAKLGMQLFGSEYYSVGATQLIFVALQVEKWPPLDRVEASIRQCVIFWKDQAKEGLLQAGLSTPLLHEGLMELNKVVHLYQDQFPPEQFVRDMIAREQLKKDGKTRIRLTLRHEIERQIVEVHVLTPHALPLGVMTEKLNAFALVTMEQSLIPFHHVDQPMHICRFRCEAPEQLHTEGLTRLRQGIQDVFNQLADHDALNALIILCGINIRDVTVLITLRNHLAQLIPEVSIQALSEVMLKHYKVSAQIFRMFEAKHRPSLPETAAAQAMASFKTQMVDVQSLKEDTWLRALADMVQHSLRSNAWAREQGQALAIKINPNALDFIPKPKPYREIFVHGVCVEGVHLRAGKIARGGLRYSDRPTDFRTEVLELMATQVVKNGQIVPTGAKGGFVVRDGNGPDFVLAQYHQFIRALLSITDNRVGNQLQPPAGINIAAEDVDDAYLVVAADKGTARYSDDANEEAIQAGFWLGDAFASGGSYGYDHKAFGITARGAWVCAAHHFARLGIDLWHDEVTAVGIGDMGGDVFGNGMLLNPNLKLVAAFNHQHIFLDPNPDVTAAFRERSQLFTAVKGWGDYDTSLISQGGGVFDRASKNIHISEEVQAVLGMNVDDCSGEALIRAILQAPVDLLYNGGIGTYVKASFETDADAQDPANNAVRINACDLRCKALSEGGNLGLTQAARIEYAQAGGLINTDAIDNAAGVNMSDHEVNLKILLAHESFKRRNQRLKQVANFVAEQCLQDNKEQAIALSLTEQTAEHHLPRLYHLQQQLFADQYLYSMTEDTADFVLRPVFSEWLGHEKNRVHQALDEVAFREQSVFGNIFLNNYFPKPLQKKFALAIAHHPLGNDIAHTRITSYIVNRYGITSIHYLQNLTTSSIVDVVQVVLMADMLLGTQNIYAEFLHQNGSDLQGWYQIQQKVLNFAEGLLLLDGHMQVNQTWLQSMQRGLIAFAKKRHLDVVALSDLATAIPLCEATGKPLHTCLAITQDCIDTLPFAPLEESLRSTLWGDNDAHALRCEWLGRLLRMKKQAAKQMLSVSKQKKQKLVQVWQQHPLQVKLEHLLTSKDGLTNEELRLRYILAMTHLQSIVECDCNLV, from the coding sequence ATGCGAAAATTAAGAGATAGTCTTATTCAATTATTTCAAGCTTCTTGGGGGGATAACATACCTTCAGGGCGTATTAAGGCACTGGTCATTGAGCAGGCGAAGCAGTTGCTTCTGGATGCTTCAGCGCCAGTAGGTTTGCGCTGCAAAATGCTTTCGCATGGCACATTACACAGACATATCATGGTTGTGCATTGCCCAGACCAAGCTTTTTATCCTGATGCAATTCGCACTTATTTACAAAAACATCATATCCAACCCATTGAACAAGCATCGGTATTATTTTCAGTACCCGAGCAACCTGAAAAAGGTGTAGGGCTAGGCGTGAGTGGGCAGCACAAAGCTTTGTTTTTGGTGTTTCACTTCTCCGTGACCACAACGGAAAATATCACACACGTTGAAAAAGATATTCAGCATATTCTTCAAGCTGTACATCAGTCAGTTGTCGATTTTCCTAGCATGCGTAGTGAGTTGGAGCGTATTGCGATTTATTTAGCGCATGATGAGCCAAATAATGCAGCATTATTGCAATGGATGATTGAAGATCATTACCTTCTTTATGGTTTGTATGACTTGCAACATCCACGGAAGAACCAAGGCTTTTGTAAGCATAAAAGATTGTTATCATGGATATTACCTTCTTCCTTAGAAGAACTGGCAAGCCTTGCACCCCCTAACAAACCAGGCATGCACTGGTTACACCTTTCTTCAACATTTTCACACCTTTACAGTGCCGCAAATGTGAAAGCTGTACGTTTATGCTGGCAAGAAGAAGACGGTTTGCACGGCATAGTATTGATTGGTCATTTTTCACGCGGCGCGCGTTATATCAATGCATCATCCTTACCAACTTTGGCTAATATTTGGCAAGACATGACCAAAGATGTTGCTTTGCAACAATCGGCTTTTTACCAGCGTGAAATGCGTATCTTATTTGATCGCGCACCCAAATCTATGCTACACTCCATCGCAGCAGAGCAGTGGTTGCTACCCTTTAAACGTATTGTTGATATGAATAGCCCAACCCAAACAGTGGTATCGCGCTTATCACCCAGTGAAGGTAATTTAGAATATTTGATTGTTGCCGTAAATAGGCATCGTTTTGGTAACAATATTTGGGCGAATATGCAACGGGCTTTGGCAAAATTGGGTATGCAGTTATTTGGCTCTGAATATTATAGTGTGGGTGCTACACAATTGATTTTTGTTGCCTTACAAGTGGAGAAGTGGCCACCTTTAGATAGGGTTGAAGCTTCTATTCGTCAGTGCGTTATTTTTTGGAAAGATCAAGCCAAAGAAGGTTTATTACAAGCCGGTTTATCCACACCTTTGTTGCATGAAGGTTTGATGGAGCTCAACAAGGTTGTGCATTTATATCAAGATCAGTTTCCACCTGAACAGTTTGTACGCGATATGATTGCCCGTGAACAATTAAAAAAAGATGGAAAAACACGTATTCGGCTCACTTTGCGGCATGAAATAGAACGGCAAATTGTGGAAGTTCATGTGCTCACCCCACATGCCCTACCATTGGGTGTAATGACAGAAAAATTAAATGCCTTTGCTTTGGTTACCATGGAACAATCGTTGATTCCTTTTCACCATGTTGATCAACCTATGCATATTTGCCGCTTCCGTTGTGAAGCGCCCGAACAATTGCATACAGAGGGCTTAACACGGCTACGCCAAGGTATTCAAGATGTATTTAACCAGTTGGCGGATCATGATGCACTCAATGCATTAATTATTTTATGTGGCATCAACATTCGTGACGTAACCGTATTAATTACGCTGCGCAACCATTTGGCGCAATTGATTCCTGAAGTATCCATTCAAGCCTTATCTGAAGTGATGCTGAAGCACTATAAGGTGAGTGCACAAATTTTCCGTATGTTTGAGGCAAAACACCGCCCAAGTTTGCCTGAAACAGCGGCAGCACAAGCTATGGCTAGCTTTAAAACACAGATGGTAGATGTGCAAAGCTTGAAAGAAGATACATGGCTACGCGCCTTGGCAGACATGGTACAACACAGTTTACGCAGCAATGCTTGGGCAAGAGAGCAAGGGCAGGCGCTTGCAATTAAAATCAACCCCAATGCACTGGACTTTATACCCAAACCTAAACCCTACCGTGAAATCTTTGTACATGGCGTATGTGTGGAAGGTGTACACCTACGAGCCGGAAAAATTGCGCGAGGCGGCTTGCGTTATTCGGATAGGCCTACCGATTTTAGAACCGAAGTCTTGGAGCTGATGGCGACACAAGTGGTGAAAAACGGACAAATTGTACCCACAGGTGCCAAAGGTGGTTTTGTGGTGCGTGATGGGAATGGTCCAGACTTTGTATTGGCACAATACCATCAGTTTATTCGCGCTTTACTATCGATTACAGACAACCGTGTTGGTAATCAATTGCAACCGCCTGCAGGCATCAATATCGCAGCTGAAGATGTAGATGACGCCTATTTGGTTGTTGCCGCAGATAAAGGTACAGCAAGATACTCTGACGATGCCAATGAAGAGGCTATTCAGGCTGGATTTTGGTTGGGTGATGCCTTTGCCAGTGGTGGTAGTTATGGTTATGATCATAAGGCATTTGGTATTACAGCAAGAGGCGCTTGGGTATGTGCGGCACATCATTTTGCACGTCTTGGTATTGATTTATGGCATGATGAAGTTACCGCTGTTGGCATTGGTGATATGGGTGGCGATGTATTTGGCAATGGCATGCTGCTCAACCCTAATCTGAAGTTGGTGGCAGCCTTTAATCACCAACATATCTTTTTAGACCCTAACCCTGATGTTACAGCAGCTTTTCGTGAGCGCTCACAGTTGTTTACTGCAGTCAAAGGCTGGGGTGATTATGATACCTCGCTGATTAGCCAAGGTGGCGGCGTATTTGACCGCGCATCTAAAAATATTCATATATCCGAAGAAGTTCAAGCTGTGTTGGGCATGAACGTAGATGATTGTTCTGGTGAAGCTTTGATTCGTGCGATTTTACAAGCACCTGTAGATTTGTTGTATAATGGCGGTATCGGCACCTACGTTAAAGCAAGCTTTGAAACGGATGCAGATGCTCAAGACCCTGCCAACAATGCTGTGCGCATTAACGCTTGTGACTTACGCTGCAAGGCACTTAGTGAGGGTGGCAACCTTGGTTTAACACAAGCAGCCCGCATTGAATACGCACAAGCAGGTGGTTTGATTAATACTGATGCCATAGATAACGCTGCAGGCGTGAATATGTCTGACCATGAAGTAAACCTGAAAATTCTTCTTGCGCATGAATCATTTAAACGACGCAACCAACGTTTGAAACAAGTGGCAAACTTTGTGGCAGAGCAATGTTTACAAGATAATAAGGAACAAGCTATTGCCTTGAGTTTAACGGAACAAACAGCCGAGCATCATTTGCCACGACTATACCATTTGCAACAACAGCTTTTTGCAGACCAGTATTTATACAGTATGACTGAAGATACAGCAGACTTTGTGTTAAGGCCTGTATTCTCAGAGTGGTTAGGGCATGAAAAGAATCGCGTGCATCAAGCTTTGGACGAAGTGGCATTTCGTGAACAAAGTGTGTTTGGCAATATATTTTTAAATAACTACTTCCCTAAACCATTACAAAAGAAATTTGCATTAGCCATTGCACATCACCCGCTCGGTAATGACATCGCGCATACGCGTATTACCAGTTATATCGTGAACCGCTATGGCATTACCAGCATTCATTATTTGCAAAACTTAACGACTTCTTCAATCGTGGATGTCGTACAGGTAGTGCTGATGGCAGATATGTTATTGGGCACACAAAATATTTATGCCGAATTTTTGCATCAGAATGGAAGTGATTTGCAAGGTTGGTATCAAATCCAACAGAAAGTGCTCAACTTTGCAGAGGGACTTTTGTTGTTGGATGGGCACATGCAAGTGAACCAAACATGGTTACAATCTATGCAGAGAGGTTTGATAGCATTTGCCAAGAAACGTCATTTGGATGTTGTAGCCTTGTCTGATTTAGCCACAGCAATACCATTGTGTGAAGCGACAGGTAAACCTTTGCACACCTGTTTAGCCATAACCCAAGATTGTATTGATACATTGCCATTTGCACCACTTGAAGAAAGTTTACGCAGTACATTGTGGGGTGATAATGATGCCCACGCCTTACGTTGTGAGTGGTTGGGTAGATTGCTGCGCATGAAAAAACAAGCTGCGAAACAAATGCTGTCTGTTTCCAAGCAAAAGAAACAAAAACTGGTGCAAGTATGGCAGCAACATCCATTACAAGTGAAGCTAGAACACCTGCTTACTTCGAAAGATGGGTTGACCAATGAAGAGCTGCGCCTACGCTATATTCTTGCCATGACACATTTGCAAAGTATTGTAGAGTGTGATTGTAATTTAGTTTAA
- a CDS encoding helix-turn-helix domain-containing protein — protein MNKEVKQPYGNIQTTEQLGGLVRACRKGQKATQAELAALCSVGVRFISDLENGKQTIELGKTLHVLKCLGLDIAVTPRNWEKKHQLSAQAINDKQS, from the coding sequence GTGAATAAGGAAGTAAAACAACCGTACGGGAATATTCAAACAACTGAACAGTTGGGTGGTTTGGTGCGGGCGTGTCGAAAAGGGCAGAAAGCAACGCAAGCTGAACTTGCGGCGTTGTGTAGCGTGGGTGTGCGCTTTATTTCAGATTTAGAGAATGGAAAACAAACCATAGAACTGGGTAAAACATTGCATGTGTTGAAATGCCTAGGTCTGGATATTGCGGTGACTCCTCGCAACTGGGAGAAGAAACATCAATTAAGTGCACAAGCCATCAACGATAAGCAGTCATGA
- a CDS encoding alpha/beta hydrolase — protein MVDLKFETTELGNQTNATVIWLHGLGADGFDFQPIVPQLGLPNDANIRFIFPHAPAMPVTMNGGYIMPAWYDLYSLKVDNPDTNPQDEQGIKKSAKSIQQLIQHENTRGIPNERIILVGFSQGGAMALYTGLTIDQPLAGIMGLSCYLPLHNSIEEILNPATKNTPVFMAHGTQDPVVLHEYGKASAEFIKNLGYQVSWREYPMEHSVCPDEIHTIGQWISSRLINQT, from the coding sequence ATGGTAGATTTGAAATTTGAAACCACAGAACTCGGCAATCAAACCAATGCTACAGTGATTTGGCTGCATGGTTTGGGTGCAGATGGTTTTGATTTCCAACCCATTGTACCGCAACTTGGTTTACCCAACGATGCCAATATCCGATTTATTTTTCCGCATGCCCCTGCTATGCCAGTAACCATGAATGGTGGTTACATCATGCCTGCTTGGTATGACTTGTATTCACTCAAAGTAGACAACCCCGATACCAACCCTCAAGATGAACAAGGCATCAAAAAGTCTGCCAAAAGCATTCAGCAACTTATCCAACACGAAAATACACGTGGTATTCCCAATGAACGCATCATCTTGGTCGGTTTTTCCCAAGGTGGTGCGATGGCACTTTATACAGGACTCACCATAGACCAACCACTGGCAGGCATCATGGGTTTATCTTGTTATCTGCCGTTACACAACAGCATAGAAGAAATACTCAACCCTGCGACAAAAAACACCCCTGTTTTCATGGCACATGGCACTCAAGACCCTGTCGTATTACACGAATACGGCAAGGCCTCTGCTGAGTTTATAAAAAATCTTGGTTATCAAGTCTCATGGCGTGAATACCCCATGGAACACAGCGTTTGCCCCGATGAAATCCATACCATTGGTCAATGGATTTCATCTAGGCTTATCAACCAAACTTAG
- a CDS encoding 50S ribosomal protein L11 methyltransferase, whose amino-acid sequence MQNVTCVELRIPVKAIDEETFAQLKAAFMALGGSEESNVLTGEAAHVAWFEVSNNQQEQYLRLKTAAQVLGINEQDIHIATLNDDWATAWQDHWTAMPIGKSLCVRPSFCEVLPDRGVDVVLDPGQAFGTGTHPTTYLCLEAIEDYCLKQPPQSLLDMGAGSGLLAIAAGKMGAKNIVCIDYDPLSVEACEVNANINDVSLDSILGDTPPSHTFELVVANILFQPLLDMVQPLAASVEKHLILSGILDSQVEALITAYQNQGLTHACTRLKEEWAVVELIR is encoded by the coding sequence ATGCAAAATGTAACATGTGTGGAGCTAAGAATCCCTGTAAAAGCCATCGATGAAGAAACTTTTGCCCAGCTTAAAGCGGCTTTTATGGCACTTGGTGGCTCTGAAGAAAGCAATGTATTAACGGGTGAAGCTGCCCATGTAGCATGGTTTGAAGTCAGTAACAATCAACAAGAACAATACTTACGCCTCAAAACAGCTGCCCAAGTGTTGGGCATTAACGAGCAAGATATTCACATCGCCACCCTGAATGATGATTGGGCAACAGCATGGCAAGACCATTGGACAGCCATGCCTATTGGCAAATCCTTATGCGTACGCCCTTCTTTTTGCGAGGTTTTACCCGATAGAGGCGTTGATGTGGTGCTCGACCCTGGTCAGGCGTTTGGTACAGGTACACATCCCACCACCTACTTATGCCTTGAAGCTATTGAAGACTATTGTCTCAAACAACCCCCGCAAAGTTTGTTGGACATGGGTGCTGGTTCTGGTTTATTGGCGATTGCCGCTGGCAAGATGGGCGCAAAAAATATCGTATGCATTGATTATGACCCGCTTTCTGTTGAGGCCTGTGAAGTCAATGCGAACATCAATGATGTGTCTTTAGACTCTATCTTGGGCGATACCCCACCCAGTCACACCTTTGAATTGGTTGTCGCCAATATCTTGTTTCAACCTTTACTTGATATGGTACAGCCACTGGCAGCAAGTGTTGAAAAACATTTGATTTTATCAGGTATCTTAGACAGCCAAGTTGAAGCGCTCATTACCGCTTACCAAAACCAAGGATTAACCCACGCTTGCACTCGCCTCAAAGAAGAGTGGGCAGTTGTTGAATTGATCCGTTAG
- a CDS encoding ankyrin repeat domain-containing protein — MIKYLLFSLALLLNACASHDRTYFADIPSDKPHATLKMEQQDISSFNLFGVTVAAIKPLTINGLPVDSTQENWKLHAFGEFFIPVGDTMLTLRYLDRDNDARGFVRFIAQAGKTYQVTHRLDDTYIYFDVSDVKGQRLTTQIFHKWQYVWQKTSEEDALLFSAQNGDLEQVQSLLKQGVNPNWSAAYNQFKPVTVAAANGHVAIIKALIQAGADINPVNQTTPLEAAAMRGHAEVAALLLKGGAYPDLGRPLIDAAERGYVAIVRLLLQYKAYTLSRNSEGLTAFALAQRFGHQGVAALLQTYPH; from the coding sequence ATGATAAAATACTTACTATTCTCCCTTGCTCTGCTGCTTAATGCCTGCGCTAGCCATGACCGTACTTACTTTGCAGACATACCTTCTGATAAACCTCACGCCACACTAAAAATGGAGCAACAAGATATAAGCAGTTTTAATTTATTCGGTGTAACCGTTGCAGCTATCAAACCTTTAACCATCAATGGCCTGCCTGTGGATAGCACGCAAGAAAACTGGAAGCTCCACGCATTTGGTGAATTTTTTATACCTGTAGGTGATACCATGCTAACCCTGCGGTACCTTGATAGGGACAACGATGCTCGTGGTTTTGTTCGTTTTATAGCACAAGCAGGTAAAACATATCAGGTGACCCATCGTTTGGATGACACTTATATTTACTTTGATGTTAGTGATGTAAAAGGGCAACGCCTGACCACTCAGATATTTCATAAATGGCAATATGTTTGGCAAAAAACATCTGAAGAAGACGCTTTGCTGTTTTCAGCCCAAAATGGCGACCTTGAACAAGTGCAGTCTTTGCTTAAGCAAGGTGTCAACCCCAACTGGTCGGCAGCATACAATCAATTCAAGCCTGTGACTGTTGCTGCGGCAAATGGTCATGTCGCCATCATCAAAGCCTTGATACAAGCTGGTGCAGACATAAACCCTGTTAATCAAACTACCCCACTTGAAGCTGCCGCCATGCGAGGACATGCTGAAGTTGCCGCGTTGTTGCTCAAAGGTGGTGCATACCCAGACCTCGGCAGACCATTGATTGATGCCGCAGAGCGTGGATATGTGGCGATTGTGCGATTATTGCTGCAATATAAAGCCTATACCTTATCCCGAAATAGCGAGGGACTAACTGCTTTTGCGCTTGCACAGCGTTTTGGGCATCAAGGTGTTGCTGCGTTGCTGCAAACTTACCCGCATTAA
- a CDS encoding DUF6933 domain-containing protein — protein MIIHCTKKLAAKLSDVSNLPLDEANPLGSWHANIYNIQRRNCIMFCHDKTRFVLFMAGLKQADFANLDYCFQDLFANTLLKSGYDTDLIEKSLALLTPARFDTHCSRSVQGSMRTVRTMELDAALYHTGGVMSLLPYSTSVQLNYRPVTVKGMKASECLWPIKDMETWLKAVTGA, from the coding sequence ATGATTATACACTGTACAAAAAAGCTGGCAGCTAAGCTCTCTGATGTGAGCAACCTGCCTTTAGATGAAGCCAATCCTTTGGGAAGTTGGCACGCGAATATCTACAACATCCAACGCCGTAATTGTATCATGTTTTGTCATGATAAAACCCGCTTTGTTCTTTTTATGGCAGGTTTAAAACAAGCAGATTTTGCCAATTTGGATTATTGCTTTCAGGATTTGTTCGCCAATACCTTGTTGAAATCAGGCTATGATACGGATTTAATCGAAAAGTCTCTGGCGCTACTCACTCCCGCTCGTTTTGATACTCATTGCAGCCGCTCAGTACAAGGCTCGATGCGAACGGTGCGTACAATGGAATTAGATGCGGCATTGTACCATACGGGTGGTGTGATGAGCCTTTTGCCTTATAGCACTTCGGTACAACTGAATTATAGACCTGTCACCGTTAAAGGCATGAAAGCCAGTGAATGCCTGTGGCCAATTAAAGATATGGAAACATGGCTGAAAGCGGTAACAGGTGCATAG
- a CDS encoding type II toxin-antitoxin system HipA family toxin, translating to MSMSLQVYLMETSVGVLRLNQKRKFEFQYNDAWLNNEKAVPLSLSLPLQTQVFNDELSRPFFSNLLPESEVRKAIARQLGVSEGNDFALLESIGGECAGAVSLLPNGKTWSRDGEYKKLNDDALNALVEQMPQRPMLVGEGDYRLSLAGAQNKLPVLFEQGIISMPMGFKPSSHILKPPIQNFPDTVENEIFCMRLAKVVGLEVPEVILLQKEKPLYLIVRYDRKRNSDGELVRLHQEDFCQAMGIAPDMKYENEGGPSLQACFQLVREHSVSPIADVKALLQWVIFNYIIGNADAHGKNLSFLFDARGPQLAPFYDLLCTVVYPSLSSKSAMKIGGEYRPDWVAERHWQQFAMDIGVNYKIVKQSIKKISAKITAECVAVAEDFGTNKSIKKILKVINQRIKKLQMTLGL from the coding sequence ATGAGTATGTCGTTGCAGGTATATCTGATGGAAACATCTGTGGGCGTTTTACGCTTGAATCAAAAGAGAAAATTTGAATTTCAATACAATGATGCATGGTTGAACAACGAAAAAGCAGTGCCGCTTTCGTTGTCACTGCCGCTTCAAACCCAAGTTTTTAATGATGAATTATCCCGCCCATTTTTTTCCAATTTATTACCTGAATCAGAAGTACGCAAGGCTATTGCGCGTCAGCTTGGCGTGTCCGAAGGCAATGACTTTGCGCTATTAGAATCTATTGGCGGCGAATGTGCGGGTGCGGTTAGTCTGCTGCCAAATGGTAAAACTTGGAGCAGGGATGGCGAGTATAAGAAGCTAAATGATGATGCGCTTAATGCTCTAGTAGAGCAAATGCCACAACGCCCTATGCTTGTGGGCGAAGGTGATTACCGCCTATCTTTGGCGGGTGCACAAAACAAACTTCCCGTCCTGTTTGAACAAGGCATCATCAGTATGCCTATGGGCTTTAAGCCCAGCTCACATATTCTCAAGCCTCCTATTCAGAACTTTCCAGACACAGTTGAAAATGAAATTTTTTGTATGCGTCTTGCCAAAGTAGTTGGGCTTGAAGTGCCCGAAGTTATCCTGCTGCAAAAAGAAAAACCGTTGTATTTGATTGTCCGATATGACCGTAAACGCAATAGTGATGGTGAGCTTGTTCGTTTGCACCAAGAGGATTTTTGTCAAGCTATGGGCATTGCCCCAGACATGAAATATGAAAATGAAGGCGGGCCTTCTTTGCAAGCATGTTTCCAGTTGGTGCGTGAGCATAGTGTTAGCCCAATCGCAGATGTGAAGGCATTATTACAGTGGGTGATATTCAATTATATCATTGGTAATGCGGATGCTCATGGTAAAAACCTATCTTTTCTTTTTGATGCGCGTGGACCACAGCTTGCACCCTTTTATGATTTATTGTGCACGGTTGTTTATCCTAGTTTGAGCAGTAAGTCGGCGATGAAAATTGGTGGTGAATATCGACCTGATTGGGTGGCGGAACGCCATTGGCAGCAATTTGCTATGGATATTGGCGTAAACTATAAAATAGTGAAACAAAGCATAAAGAAAATCAGTGCTAAAATAACAGCGGAATGCGTTGCTGTGGCTGAAGATTTTGGAACCAATAAAAGTATCAAGAAAATACTCAAGGTGATTAACCAAAGAATAAAGAAATTACAAATGACACTTGGGCTTTAA
- a CDS encoding phosphatase PAP2 family protein, whose product MFQLTFFSFILAFFLSTQARAASDIEVAGDMLQIIIPSIAYGTTLYLDDAEGENQMYKSFATNLGVTYALKISVNRTRPNGGEHSFPSGHTSASFQGAAFIHARYGWKYAIPAYIGASFVGYSRVYANKHFTSDVLAGAAIGAISSFYFATPYKGVKISPSANNGQYGLQVSTTW is encoded by the coding sequence ATGTTTCAACTCACTTTCTTCAGCTTTATTCTTGCATTTTTCCTAAGCACCCAAGCCCGGGCTGCCAGTGATATTGAAGTTGCAGGTGACATGCTACAAATTATCATCCCTAGCATAGCTTATGGCACAACACTGTATTTGGATGATGCTGAAGGTGAAAACCAAATGTATAAGTCCTTTGCCACCAACTTGGGCGTAACTTATGCGCTTAAAATTAGTGTGAACCGCACCCGCCCTAATGGGGGTGAGCATTCATTTCCATCAGGTCATACATCTGCTTCCTTTCAAGGTGCTGCTTTCATTCATGCGCGTTATGGCTGGAAATATGCTATTCCTGCATATATTGGCGCATCTTTTGTTGGTTATAGCCGTGTTTATGCCAATAAACATTTTACATCGGATGTGCTTGCTGGTGCTGCCATTGGTGCCATCAGCAGCTTTTATTTTGCCACACCCTACAAAGGTGTAAAAATCAGCCCTTCAGCAAATAATGGGCAATATGGATTACAGGTAAGCACAACATGGTAG